From Candidatus Aminicenantes bacterium:
TGCGCCGGGCCCACGAGGAACACCAGAAGGGGAACCTCACCAAGACCGATTTCCAGGCCATCGAGAAGAAGGTCTGGGACAAGCTCGATGCCGTCGAGGCCAAGGCCAAGGAAACCGACGGCCTCAAGGCGCGGATCGACGAGCTCGAGACCAAGATGACCCGGCCGCCCTTCGCGGGCGTGCCCGAGGCCAAGGGCGGGGACGCCCCCGAGGTCAAGGCTTTCTCGGGCTGGCTCCGCAAGGGCGCCGTCGGTCCCGACGAGCAGAAGCTCATGCGGACCTCCGACGACACGGTCGGCGGCTACATCGCCCCCACCGAACGGCGGAACAAGCTGATCGAGATCCTGACTGAGATCTCGCCGGTTCGCCAGCTGGCCACCGTCGAAACGATCGGCGGTTCCTCGGTCGAGTTCCCCAAGGAAGGCGGCGACACGATCGACTGCGCCTGGGATGACGAAGCCCTGACCGAGGGTGACGCCAAATTCAAGATGGAGCGGTTCGACCCGCACGTCATCCGGGCGCTCGTCCTGATCAAGAAGACGCTGCTCGAGGACGCGGACTTCAACCTCGAGAGCTACCTGTACCGGAAGGCGGCCCAGAAGTTCGCCAAGAAGGAAGGCGTGGCCTTCATCTCGGCCAACGGCAAGAGCAAGCCCGAGGGGCTGCTCACGAACTCCGAGATCTCGTTCGTCAAGAGCGGCTCGGCCTCGACCTTCACGGGCGACAGCTTCATCAACCTGATCTACGACCTGCCCGCCGACTATGCCAAGGGGGCTCGGTTCCTGATGAACCGCAAGACGGTCGGCAAGATCGCCCTGCTCAAGG
This genomic window contains:
- a CDS encoding phage major capsid protein translates to RRAHEEHQKGNLTKTDFQAIEKKVWDKLDAVEAKAKETDGLKARIDELETKMTRPPFAGVPEAKGGDAPEVKAFSGWLRKGAVGPDEQKLMRTSDDTVGGYIAPTERRNKLIEILTEISPVRQLATVETIGGSSVEFPKEGGDTIDCAWDDEALTEGDAKFKMERFDPHVIRALVLIKKTLLEDADFNLESYLYRKAAQKFAKKEGVAFISANGKSKPEGLLTNSEISFVKSGSASTFTGDSFINLIYDLPADYAKGARFLMNRKTVGKIALLKDNNGQYLWRPGLQAGQPSTLLGYSIFEAVDMPDVAANAFPVMFGDFAQAYWIIERLSIEVQRLVEVYATGGKIGFLFRRRVDAQVVLGEALRKMKIAA